The Nomascus leucogenys isolate Asia chromosome 23, Asia_NLE_v1, whole genome shotgun sequence genome includes a window with the following:
- the OPLAH gene encoding 5-oxoprolinase isoform X5, translated as MPEVLYEEVLEVDERVVLHRGEAGTGTPVKGRTGDLLEVQQPVDLGALRGKLEGLLSRGIRSLAVVLMHSYTWAQHEQQVGALARELGFTHVSLSSEAMPMVRIVPRGHTACADAYLTPAIQRYVQGFCRGFQGQLKDVQVLFMRSDGGLAPMDTFSGSRAVLSGPAGGVVGYSATTYQQEGGQPVIGFDMGGTSTDVSRYAGEFEHVFEASTAGITLQAPQLDINTVAAGGGSRLFFRSGLFVVGPESAGAHPGPACYRKGGPVTVTDANLVLGRLLPASFPCIFGPGEDQPLSPEASRKALEAVATEVNSFLTNGPCPASPLSLEEVAMGFVRVANEAMCRPIRALTQARGHDPSAHVLACFGGAGGQHACAIARALGMDTVHIHRHSGLLSALGLALADVVHEAQEPCSLLYVPETFMQLDQRLSRLEEQCVDALRAQGFPRSQISTESFLHLRYRGTDCALMVSAHQHPATARSPRAGDFGAAFVERYRREFGFVIPERPVVVDDVRVRGTGRSGLRLEDAPKAQTGPPRVDKMTQCYFEGGYQETPVYLLAELGYGHKLHGPCLIIDSNSTILVEPGCQAEVTKTGDIRISVGAEVPGTVGTQLDPIQLSIFSHRFMSIAEQMGRILQRTAISTNIKERLDFSCALFGPDGGLVSNAPHIPVHLGAMQETVQFQIQHLGADLHPGDVLLSNHPSAGGSHLPDLTVITPVFWPGQTRPVFYVASRGHHADIGGITPGSMPPHSTTLQQEGAVFLSFKLVQGGVFQEEAVTEALRAPGKVPNCSGTRNLHDNLSDLRAQVAANQKGIQLVGELIGQYGLGVVQAYMGHIQANAELAVRDMLRAFGTSRQARGLSLEVSSEDHMDDGSPIRLRVQINLSQGSAVFDFSGTGPEVFGNLNAPRAITLSALIYCLRCLVGRDIPLNQGCLAPVRVVIPRGSILDPSPEAAVVGGNVLTSQRVVDVILGAFGACAASQVRGWGGRGSGGQAGVGAGGRGGDALPQPSAATRCPHQGCMNNVTLGNAHMGYYETVAGGAGAGPTWHGRSGVHSHMTNTRITDPEILESRYPVILRRFELRRGSGGRGRFRGGDGVTRELLFREEALLSVLTERRAFRPYGLHGGEPGARGLNLLIRKNGRTVNLGGKTSVTVYPGDVFCLHTPGGGGYGDPEDPAPPPGSPPQALAFPEHGSVYEYRRAQEAV; from the exons ATGCCTGAGGTGCTGTATGAAGAGGTGCTGGAGGTAGACGAACGTGTGGTGCTGCACCGTGGAGAGGCGGGCACCGGGACGCCTGTGAAag GCCGCACGGGGGACCTGCTGGAAGTGCAGCAGCCTGTGGACCTGGGGGCCCTGCGTGGGAAGCTGGAGGGGCTGCTATCTCGAGGCATCCGCAGCCTAGCCGTGGTGCTCATGCACTCCTACAC GTGGGCCCAGCATGAGCAGCAGGTGGGTGCGCTGGCCCGGGAGCTGGGCTTCACGCACGTGTCACTGTCCTCGGAGGCCATGCCCATGGTGCGCATCGTCCCTCGGGGGCACACGGCCTGTGCCGATGCCTACCTCACACCCGCCATCCAACGCTACGTGCAGGGCTTCTGCCGTGGCTTCCAGGGCCAACTCAAG GATGTGCAGGTGTTGTTCATGCGCTCCGATGGCGGCCTGGCGCCCATGGACACCTTCAGCGGCTCCCGTGCTGTGCTCTCGGGCCCGGCCGGCGGCGTGGTGGGCTACTCAGCCACCACTTACCAGCAGGAGGGTGGCCAGCCTGTCATCGGCTTTGACATGGGAG GCACGTCCACAGATGTGAGTCGCTACGCTGGGGAATTCGAGCACGTCTTCGAGGCCAGCACAGCTGGCATCACCCTCCAGGCCCCACAGCTGGACATCAACACCGTGGCAGCGGGAGGGGGTTCCCGCCTCTTCTTCAG GTCTGGCCTCTTTGTAGTTGGGCCCGAGTCAGCAGGAGCCCACCCAGGACCCGCCTGCTACCGCAAAG GGGGCCCTGTGACAGTGACGGATGCTAATCTGGTCCTGGGTCGCCTGctgcctgcctccttcccctgCATTTTTGGGCCGGGAGAGGACCAACCACTTTCCCCTGAGGCCTCCCGCAAAGCCCTGGAGGCTGTGGCCACTGAGGTCAACAGCTTCCTGACCAACGGGCCCTGCCCGGCCTCCCCGCTGAGCCTGGAGGAGGTAGCCATGGGGTTTGTGCGCGTGGCCAATGAGGCCATGTGCCGGCCCATCCGCGCACTCACGCAG GCAAGAGGCCATGACCCCTCAGCCCATGTGCTGGCCTGCTTTGGGGGAGCTGGTGGGCAGCATGCATGTGCCATCGCCCGGGCCCTGGGCATGGACACCGTGCACATCCACAG GCACAGTGGGCTGCTGTCGGCCCTGGGGCTGGCCCTGGCTGACGTGGTGCACGAGGCACAAGAGCCCTGCTCCCTGCTCTATGTGCCTGAGACCTTCATGCAGCTGGACCAGAGGCTGAGCCGCCTGGAGGAGCAGTGTGTGGATGCCCTGCGGGCCCAGGGCTTCCCCAG GTCCCAGATCAGCACTGAGAGCTTCCTGCACCTGCGCTACCGGGGCACGGACTGTGCTCTGATGGTGTCTGCCCACCAGCACCCAGCCACAGCCCGCTCGCCCCGTGCAGGGGACTTTGGGGCAGCCTTCGTGGAGCG GTACAGGAGGGAGTTTGGCTTTGTCATCCCTGAGCGGCCGGTGGTCGTGGACGATGTACGAGTGCGGGGAACTGGCCGCAGTGGTCTTCGCCTCGAGGATGCCCCCAAAGCCCAGACTGGGCCTCCCCGGGTGGACAAG ATGACCCAGTGCTACTTTGAGGGGGGCTACCAGGAGACCCCTGTGTACCTGCTGGCAGAGCTGGGCTATGGGCACAAGCTCCATGGGCCCTGCCTCATCATCGACAGTAACAG CACCATCCTGGTGGAGCCAGGTTGCCAGGCAGAGGTGACCAAGACAGGGGACATCCGCATCTCTGTGGGGGCCGAAGTCCCCGGCACAGTGGGCACCCAGCTGGACCCTATCCAGCTGTCCATCTTCTCACACCGCTTCATGAGCATTGCTG AGCAGATGGGCCGTATCCTGCAGCGCACAGCCATCTCCACCAACATCAAGGAGCGTCTCGACTTCTCCTGTGCCCTCTTTGGGCCCGATGGGGGGCTGGTGTCCAATGCCCCCCACATCCCTGTGCACCTGGGTGCCATGCAGGAGACGGTGCAGTTCCAG ATTCAGCACCTGGGGGCCGATCTCCACCCTGGCGACGTGCTACTGAGCAACCATCCCAGTGCTGGGGGCAGCCACCTGCCAGACCTGACTGTTATCACACCG GTGTTTTGGCCGGGTCAGACGCGGCCTGTGTTCTATGTGGCCAGCCGAGGGCACCACGCAGACATCGGGGGCATCACACCAGGCTCCATGCCCCCCCACTCCACCACGCTGCAACAGGAGGGTGCCGTCTTTCTGTCCTTCAAACTCGTCCAGGGGGGCGTCTTCCAGGAGGAGG CGGTGACGGAGGCCCTGCGGGCGCCAGGCAAAGTCCCCAACTGTAGTGGAACCAGAAACCTGCACGACAACCTGTCGGACCTCCGTGCCCAGGTGGCAGCCAACCAGAAGGGCATCCAGCTGGTGGGGGAGCTCATTGGGCAGTACGGCCTGGGCGTGGTGCAGGCCTACATGGGCCATATTCAG GCAAACGCTGAGCTGGCCGTGCGCGACATGTTGCGTGCCTTTGGAACGTCCCGGCAGGCCCGGGGCCTGTCCCTGGAGGTGTCCTCGGAAGACCACATGGACGACGGTTCCCCCATCCGTCTCCGTGTGCAGATCAACCTGAGTCAG GGCAGCGCTGTGTTTGACTTCAGCGGCACTGGGCCGGAGGTGTTTGGTAATCTCAATGCACCGCGGGCCATAACCCTGTCCGCCCTCATCTACTGCCTGCGCTGTCTGGTGGGCCGCGACATCCCACTCAACCAG GGCTGCCTGGCGCCAGTGCGCGTGGTAATTCCCCGAGGCTCCATCCTGGACCCGTCGCCCGAGGCCGCGGTGGTGGGCGGCAACGTGCTCACGTCGCAGCGCGTGGTGGATGTCATCCTGGGGGCCTTTGGGGCCTGCGCCGCCTCCCAGgtgcgggggtggggtgggcgcGGCTCGGGTGGGCAGGCTGGAGTAGGAGCGGGCGGGCGAGGTGGGGAcgccctgccccagcccagcgCAGCGACCAGGTGCCCTCACCAGGGCTGCATGAACAACGTGACCCTGGGCAACGCCCACATGGGCTACTACGAGACGGTGGCGGGCGGCGCGGGCGCAGGTCCCACCTGGCACGGGCGCAGCGGCGTGCACAGCCACATGACCAACACACGGATCACCGACCCTGAGATCCTGGAGAGCCG GTACCCGGTCATCCTGCGCCGCTTCGAGCTGCGGCGGGGCTCGGGGGGCAGAGGCCGCTTCCGGGGCGGTGACGGCGTCACCCGCGAGCTGCTCTTTCGTGAGGAGGCGCTGCTGTCAGTGCTGACCGAGCGCCGCGCCTTTCGGCCATACGGGCTCCACG GGGGCGAGCCTGGCGCCCGCGGCCTAAACCTGCTGATCCGCAAAAACGGCCGGACGGTGAATCTGGGCGGCAAGACGTCGGTGACCGTGTACCCCGGG GATGTGTTCTGTCTCCACACGCCCGGCGGCGGTGGCTATGGGGACCCGGAGGACCCCGCCCCACCGCCGGGGTCGCCCCCTCAAGCACTGGCCTTTCCTGAGCACGGCAGCGTCTATGAGTATCGTCGGGCCCAGGAGGCCGTGTGA